From Mucilaginibacter rubeus, a single genomic window includes:
- a CDS encoding aldo/keto reductase produces the protein MKYNFLGGTGLLVSEICFGTMTFGGGQGIWSAIGQLKQDGVNELMKTVIDSGINFIDTANVYSQGESETLLGQSIIDLGFNREELVIATKVRGKMGDGINSIGLSRFHIFNSVDASLKRLQLDHIDVLYVHGVDKRTPIEETMRALNDIVLSGKVRYIACCNWPAWMVMKAAGIAEKNGWNKFVGLQYYYSLAGRDIEREVLPVAEDLNLGVMPWSPLAGGFLSGKYTRDTEKAGDSRRDTFDFPPVNKDKAYDIIDVISDIGKQHNVSAAQVALAWVRLQKGVTSTIIGAKNINQLNDNLKSIELELSADELQRIDEVSALTREYPGWMVERQAADRG, from the coding sequence ATGAAATACAATTTTTTAGGAGGTACCGGCCTGCTGGTATCTGAAATTTGCTTTGGCACCATGACCTTTGGTGGCGGACAAGGCATTTGGTCGGCTATTGGCCAGCTTAAACAAGACGGAGTTAATGAACTTATGAAAACCGTTATTGACTCGGGCATTAATTTCATTGATACCGCCAACGTTTACTCTCAGGGCGAATCCGAAACTTTACTGGGCCAATCCATTATCGACCTTGGTTTTAACCGCGAGGAACTGGTTATTGCCACCAAAGTTCGCGGTAAAATGGGCGATGGTATAAACAGCATCGGCCTTTCACGTTTCCACATTTTTAATTCAGTTGATGCCAGCCTTAAACGTTTGCAGCTTGATCACATCGATGTACTTTATGTGCACGGCGTAGATAAACGCACGCCTATTGAGGAAACCATGCGTGCGCTAAACGATATTGTGTTAAGCGGAAAGGTACGTTATATAGCCTGCTGTAATTGGCCCGCCTGGATGGTAATGAAAGCCGCGGGTATAGCCGAAAAAAATGGCTGGAACAAGTTTGTAGGCTTGCAGTATTACTACTCACTCGCCGGCCGCGATATTGAGCGTGAGGTATTACCGGTTGCCGAAGATCTCAACCTGGGCGTAATGCCATGGAGCCCCCTGGCCGGAGGTTTCCTGTCTGGCAAATATACCCGCGATACTGAAAAAGCAGGTGACTCTCGTCGTGATACGTTTGATTTTCCACCTGTAAATAAAGACAAGGCTTATGACATTATTGATGTGATCAGCGACATTGGCAAACAACACAATGTATCTGCCGCGCAGGTGGCATTGGCCTGGGTTCGTTTACAGAAAGGTGTAACCAGCACCATCATCGGAGCAAAAAACATCAATCAATTAAACGACAACCTGAAATCTATTGAACTTGAGCTATCAGCCGATGAACTTCAACGAATAGATGAAGTAAGTGCCCTCACAAGAGAATATCCGGGCTGGATGGTTGAAAGGCAAGCAGCGGACAGAGGGTAA
- a CDS encoding threonine aldolase family protein — protein MITVDLRSDTVTKPTPGMLEAMWSAKVGDDVFGEDETINTLEAKAAAMFGMEAAIFCPSGTMTNQIAIKCFTQPLDELIADQTAHVYRYEGGGIAFNSAVSTRLLNGYRGILTPEMIEPEINAENIHYPHTSLVVLENTVNKGGGSCYTLEQIKPIAELCQEKGLKLHLDGARIFNALTHTGDAAVDYGKCFDGISVCLSKGLGAPVGSVLLADKETIKYARRIRKVLGGGMRQAGFLAAAGIYALDHHVDRLKIDHSHARILGEELSRLPWVSNVIPVETNIVLFDTVEPAAAVLAKFAEKGIRASETDKHRIRFVTHLDVHAEQVEYTVDALKSL, from the coding sequence ATGATCACTGTTGATTTACGAAGCGATACGGTAACCAAACCCACTCCAGGCATGCTTGAAGCCATGTGGAGCGCCAAAGTAGGCGATGATGTTTTTGGTGAAGACGAAACTATAAATACCCTCGAGGCCAAAGCAGCTGCTATGTTTGGCATGGAGGCCGCCATTTTTTGCCCATCAGGTACCATGACCAACCAGATAGCTATTAAATGTTTTACCCAACCGCTTGATGAGCTTATTGCCGACCAAACCGCACACGTTTACCGTTATGAGGGTGGGGGAATAGCCTTTAATTCGGCGGTATCAACCCGCTTGCTGAATGGTTACAGGGGGATTCTTACTCCTGAAATGATAGAACCTGAGATTAATGCCGAGAATATTCATTATCCGCATACAAGCCTGGTGGTGCTCGAAAACACGGTTAATAAAGGAGGTGGTAGTTGCTATACCCTTGAACAGATTAAGCCAATCGCTGAGCTATGCCAGGAGAAAGGTTTAAAGCTTCACCTTGATGGCGCCAGGATTTTTAACGCGTTAACCCATACAGGAGATGCCGCGGTTGATTATGGAAAATGCTTTGATGGTATTTCAGTTTGCTTGTCGAAAGGTTTAGGGGCTCCTGTAGGTTCGGTTTTATTGGCTGATAAGGAGACGATCAAATATGCCCGTCGCATTCGTAAAGTATTAGGCGGGGGCATGCGCCAGGCCGGTTTTTTGGCAGCGGCAGGTATCTACGCGCTTGACCATCATGTAGACCGTCTGAAAATAGATCACTCCCATGCCCGCATTTTAGGTGAGGAACTGAGCCGCCTGCCATGGGTGAGCAATGTGATCCCGGTTGAAACGAATATTGTTTTGTTTGATACCGTTGAACCAGCTGCTGCCGTACTTGCGAAGTTTGCTGAAAAAGGCATCAGGGCAAGTGAAACCGATAAACACCGCATCCGTTTTGTAACGCATTTAGATGTGCATGCAGAGCAGGTGGAATATACTGTAGATGCGTTGAAATCGCTGTAA
- a CDS encoding fasciclin domain-containing protein, producing the protein MKKSVLIAVASVAIGFFSTQAMAQTQDTTKKDTAKTTAAPAATSTAAASNDVVGVMATSTNYAPMALAIKSAQLEPTLQAPGPFTIFAPNDVAFSKLPKAQFDALMKDPAKFAPILKYHVVAGKYTKADIIKALGAGKGKADLKTIDGQTLHLSVNDKSNLQITDAKGNAVLVTAFDTEASNGVVHGINGVMMP; encoded by the coding sequence ATGAAAAAGTCAGTTTTAATAGCCGTTGCTTCGGTAGCTATCGGATTTTTCTCGACCCAAGCGATGGCTCAGACACAGGATACAACAAAAAAAGATACTGCTAAAACAACTGCTGCTCCTGCAGCCACATCAACAGCTGCCGCGTCAAATGATGTGGTTGGTGTTATGGCAACCTCAACTAATTACGCGCCTATGGCGCTTGCAATAAAATCAGCACAGCTTGAGCCAACTTTGCAGGCTCCCGGCCCCTTCACCATATTTGCACCAAATGACGTTGCCTTCAGCAAATTGCCAAAAGCACAGTTTGATGCCCTGATGAAAGACCCGGCCAAATTTGCGCCTATCTTAAAATATCACGTAGTTGCAGGTAAATACACCAAGGCTGATATCATTAAGGCTTTAGGTGCAGGTAAAGGAAAAGCCGATCTGAAAACCATTGACGGGCAAACCTTGCATTTATCTGTAAACGATAAAAGTAATCTGCAAATTACCGATGCCAAAGGTAACGCGGTACTGGTTACTGCATTTGACACCGAGGCAAGTAATGGTGTAGTACACGGTATTAATGGCGTTATGATGCCTTAA
- a CDS encoding 5-(carboxyamino)imidazole ribonucleotide synthase, which translates to MKAFYGDLKLGILGGGQLGRMLIQQAINYNVTVKILDPDREAPCRKLCDEFTVGSLGDYETVYNFGKTVDLLTIEIEKVNVDALEQLEKEGVLVYPQSRIIRLIQDKGLQKQFFKENDIPTADFQIISSPQQLQQSLIPFPYIQKLRKDGYDGKGVYKVIDESYLAGAFKEPSLIEQWIDFEKEIAVIVARNENGEISTFPMVEMEFNPKANLVEFLIAPSTLPFAIQQKAEQIAKKIADSLKIVGLLAVEMFLDKHGRILVNELAPRPHNSGHQTIEGNVVSQFEQHLRAIFNQPLGDTACLNNAIMVNVLGEAGYEGPAIYQGIEKVLKLSGVYIHLYGKALTKPFRKMGHVTIVDADREKAIEKARFVQKTLKVIS; encoded by the coding sequence ATGAAAGCATTTTACGGAGATTTAAAACTGGGTATTTTAGGCGGCGGACAGTTAGGCCGCATGCTGATACAGCAAGCCATAAACTATAACGTTACTGTTAAAATTCTTGATCCTGACCGCGAGGCACCCTGCCGTAAACTTTGTGACGAGTTTACTGTAGGCTCATTAGGCGATTACGAAACGGTATATAACTTTGGCAAAACTGTCGACTTGCTTACTATTGAAATAGAGAAGGTTAACGTTGATGCCCTTGAGCAACTGGAAAAAGAAGGCGTTTTGGTTTACCCGCAATCGCGTATTATCAGGTTGATACAGGACAAAGGTTTGCAGAAACAGTTTTTTAAAGAAAACGATATCCCAACTGCCGATTTCCAGATCATATCATCACCTCAACAGCTTCAGCAAAGTTTAATTCCTTTCCCATACATTCAGAAGTTACGTAAAGACGGCTACGATGGCAAAGGCGTATATAAAGTAATTGACGAAAGTTACCTTGCAGGCGCTTTTAAAGAGCCAAGCCTTATTGAGCAATGGATTGATTTTGAAAAGGAGATAGCCGTAATTGTTGCCCGTAATGAAAACGGAGAGATCAGTACCTTCCCAATGGTTGAAATGGAGTTTAACCCCAAAGCCAATCTGGTTGAGTTTTTGATTGCCCCTTCTACTCTCCCATTCGCCATACAGCAAAAAGCCGAGCAAATAGCCAAAAAGATTGCCGACAGCCTTAAAATTGTAGGTTTATTAGCGGTAGAAATGTTTTTAGATAAACATGGCCGCATCCTGGTTAATGAACTGGCCCCACGCCCGCACAACAGCGGTCACCAAACTATTGAAGGTAATGTGGTATCGCAATTTGAGCAACATTTAAGAGCGATATTTAACCAACCTTTGGGTGATACCGCCTGCCTTAACAATGCCATCATGGTTAACGTTTTAGGCGAAGCAGGTTACGAAGGGCCCGCTATTTACCAGGGCATTGAAAAAGTATTAAAACTATCTGGAGTGTATATTCACCTATATGGTAAAGCGCTAACTAAACCGTTCAGGAAGATGGGGCATGTTACCATAGTAGATGCCGATAGAGAAAAAGCAATTGAAAAAGCACGTTTTGTGCAAAAAACGTTGAAAGTAATTAGTTAG
- a CDS encoding FG-GAP repeat domain-containing protein: MRIRGTVLLLFFIITGLLSLNSFTAKKRPTTTAIDEEGHILFLRHCTVCHLAPDPAGLTKSIWATHVLPVMAARMGIIYPNYDPLRGLSDEERAIVKKHNIIPEEPVCTETDWAKIKDYIISNAPDSVSLDEKRLSRNSPLTQFVRQDVQIDNKTPSLITGLKYDNTTKTLWIGNYYNQVLNWQYGKGVIKTANTVSPVVDFNFYQNNTYLTEIGKLYPTELSTGIYAQLNDTTSTPIITSLHRPVNTRITDLNNDGIPEIVVCNFGNKTGGLSLFKKNKAGKYIEDVLLPLPGAIRCYIKDMDGDGKKDIVAMFSQGDESVYIFYQKDNLKFKAKRVLRFPPDYGTTDMLLLDYNNDGLTDIVTVHGDNADYSNILKAYHGIRLHINQGADVFKEKFFYPIYGVTRVLAEDFDKDGDIDFVATSFFPETGKLVDESFIYLENVNKDQFTFKPYIQKSDVPIKTLTLEKADIDGDGDMDIITGNFAQSPGPAPAALDEKWKSAKYGLSIFYNQLYQPKK, encoded by the coding sequence ATGCGGATCAGGGGGACGGTTTTACTATTATTTTTTATTATTACCGGGCTCCTGAGCCTTAATTCATTCACCGCGAAAAAGAGACCGACAACCACCGCGATTGATGAAGAAGGCCACATTTTGTTTTTGCGGCATTGTACCGTTTGTCATTTAGCGCCTGATCCGGCGGGGCTTACTAAAAGTATCTGGGCTACCCACGTGCTGCCCGTAATGGCTGCCCGGATGGGGATTATTTACCCAAATTATGATCCGCTCAGGGGATTATCTGATGAAGAGCGCGCAATTGTAAAAAAGCATAATATCATCCCCGAAGAGCCCGTTTGTACTGAAACCGATTGGGCTAAGATTAAGGATTACATCATCAGCAATGCTCCGGACAGCGTTAGCCTGGATGAAAAGCGCCTCAGTCGCAATAGCCCGCTTACCCAGTTTGTAAGGCAGGATGTACAAATAGACAATAAAACCCCATCGCTTATTACCGGGCTCAAATACGATAACACAACAAAAACACTTTGGATAGGCAATTACTATAACCAGGTGTTAAACTGGCAATATGGCAAAGGAGTTATCAAAACCGCAAACACGGTCAGCCCGGTTGTTGATTTTAATTTTTATCAAAACAACACTTATCTCACCGAGATAGGTAAATTATACCCTACCGAGCTAAGTACTGGAATATATGCGCAGCTTAATGATACCACCAGTACACCAATCATCACATCCTTACACAGGCCGGTAAATACCCGAATAACTGATTTGAATAACGACGGCATTCCGGAAATTGTAGTATGCAACTTCGGCAATAAAACGGGAGGCTTATCGCTTTTTAAAAAGAACAAGGCAGGCAAATATATTGAAGATGTGCTATTGCCCTTACCTGGCGCTATCAGGTGTTATATCAAAGATATGGATGGCGATGGCAAAAAAGATATTGTGGCCATGTTTTCGCAAGGCGATGAAAGCGTTTACATCTTTTACCAAAAGGACAACCTTAAGTTTAAAGCCAAACGTGTACTACGGTTCCCGCCCGACTATGGCACTACAGACATGCTTTTGCTTGATTATAATAACGATGGGCTTACCGATATTGTAACCGTACATGGTGACAATGCCGATTACTCCAACATCCTGAAAGCGTATCATGGTATCAGGCTCCATATAAACCAGGGAGCAGACGTTTTTAAAGAAAAGTTTTTTTACCCGATATACGGTGTAACCAGGGTTTTAGCAGAGGATTTTGACAAAGATGGCGATATTGATTTTGTAGCGACTTCCTTTTTCCCCGAGACCGGCAAATTGGTTGATGAATCGTTTATCTACCTTGAAAACGTGAATAAAGATCAGTTTACTTTTAAACCGTACATTCAGAAAAGCGATGTTCCCATCAAAACCCTCACCCTCGAAAAAGCGGATATTGACGGTGATGGCGATATGGATATCATCACAGGCAATTTTGCCCAAAGCCCCGGCCCTGCCCCCGCAGCACTTGACGAAAAATGGAAATCGGCAAAGTATGGCTTGAGTATATTTTACAACCAATTATACCAGCCAAAGAAATGA
- a CDS encoding NADH-quinone oxidoreductase subunit B codes for MNNDITSENGGIVITKMNDLLNWARLSSLWPLSFGIACCAIEMMGSMASTYDLDRFGVFPRPSARQADVIIIAGTVTFKMAERIKRLYEQMPDPKYVISMGSCSNCGGPYWQHGYHVVKGVDRVIPVDVYVQGCPPRPEALIGAILELQKKIEGEQLIKA; via the coding sequence ATGAATAACGATATAACAAGTGAGAATGGTGGGATTGTGATAACCAAGATGAACGATTTGCTCAACTGGGCACGTTTGTCATCATTATGGCCGCTTAGTTTTGGTATAGCCTGCTGTGCTATTGAAATGATGGGGTCGATGGCCTCTACCTATGACCTTGACCGTTTTGGTGTTTTCCCACGCCCCTCTGCCCGCCAGGCTGATGTGATCATCATTGCAGGTACTGTTACCTTCAAAATGGCCGAACGCATTAAACGCCTTTACGAGCAAATGCCCGATCCTAAATACGTGATCTCGATGGGCTCATGTTCCAACTGCGGCGGCCCATACTGGCAGCATGGCTATCACGTGGTAAAAGGCGTTGACAGGGTAATCCCAGTTGATGTGTATGTACAAGGCTGCCCGCCCCGGCCGGAAGCGCTTATTGGCGCTATTTTAGAACTGCAGAAGAAGATTGAAGGGGAGCAGTTGATAAAGGCGTAA
- a CDS encoding NAD(P)/FAD-dependent oxidoreductase, with the protein MSTNLVKQTDFDAIIIGGGACGLMCAVQAGFLGKRVLVLEKNDRVGAKILISGGGRCNYTNLYATDQQFISQNPHFCKSAFSQWTVDDTVSFFETYGISGKEKTLGQLFPVSDKAKDVVEVFTNLCDDLGQEIWLNAEVKAIEKTDDGFTVRAEVNGKQEYISAASVVMAAGGLPIPKMGATDFGLRTARNFGLKVTDTAPALVPLTITGKDQPWYEQLSGNSIFCRVWNDRASFEENILFTHWGLSGPAILQISSYWKPGESINIDLLPNQNIADLIQQEKETNGKKMLLAYIASLYTRKFAEALSDKLPAEKNMASLNKTDIENISTLIHDFKVKPAGDKGYDKAEVMRGGVATDELSSKTLEAKKVPGLFFGGECVDVTGWLGGYNFQWAWASGFVIAQNI; encoded by the coding sequence ATGAGTACAAATTTAGTAAAACAAACAGATTTTGACGCTATAATAATTGGTGGAGGCGCGTGCGGCCTCATGTGTGCCGTACAAGCGGGCTTTTTGGGCAAACGTGTACTGGTGCTTGAAAAAAACGACCGTGTTGGCGCCAAGATCCTCATTAGCGGTGGCGGGCGTTGCAACTATACCAACCTTTACGCTACAGATCAGCAGTTTATTTCGCAGAATCCACATTTCTGTAAATCAGCCTTTTCGCAATGGACAGTTGATGATACTGTAAGCTTTTTTGAAACTTATGGTATCAGCGGTAAAGAAAAAACACTTGGTCAGCTTTTTCCGGTAAGCGACAAAGCGAAAGACGTTGTTGAGGTTTTCACCAACCTGTGTGATGATCTTGGACAGGAGATTTGGCTTAATGCAGAGGTAAAAGCCATTGAAAAAACTGACGATGGTTTTACAGTCCGCGCCGAGGTAAATGGCAAACAGGAATATATAAGCGCCGCCAGCGTAGTAATGGCGGCGGGCGGTTTGCCTATTCCTAAAATGGGAGCTACCGATTTTGGTCTGCGCACTGCCCGCAATTTTGGTTTAAAAGTTACTGATACCGCCCCTGCCCTGGTACCGCTCACCATTACCGGTAAAGACCAGCCCTGGTATGAGCAGTTATCCGGCAACAGCATTTTTTGCAGGGTTTGGAATGATAGGGCCAGCTTTGAAGAAAATATCCTGTTTACCCATTGGGGCCTTAGCGGACCAGCCATTTTGCAAATTTCTTCCTACTGGAAACCCGGCGAATCTATCAATATCGACCTGCTCCCTAATCAAAACATTGCCGACCTGATTCAACAGGAAAAGGAAACCAATGGCAAAAAAATGTTGCTGGCCTACATAGCATCGTTATATACCCGCAAATTTGCCGAGGCATTGAGTGATAAGCTACCAGCCGAGAAAAACATGGCATCGTTGAATAAAACCGATATAGAAAATATCAGCACACTTATTCATGATTTTAAGGTAAAACCTGCCGGCGATAAAGGCTATGACAAAGCCGAAGTGATGCGCGGCGGTGTGGCTACTGATGAACTATCGTCCAAAACACTGGAAGCTAAAAAAGTACCCGGGTTGTTTTTCGGAGGTGAGTGTGTGGATGTTACCGGTTGGCTCGGCGGCTATAATTTTCAATGGGCCTGGGCAAGCGGCTTTGTAATTGCGCAGAATATATAA
- a CDS encoding alpha/beta hydrolase, whose amino-acid sequence MKKITQNVLIILTCALSASVHAQTSSPKQPFFPKGTVLYGDVNYAGDTLKKHLLDIYLPPVVKDSYPVIIWIHGGAWMLNDKYADMGYMQKTVQGFIDNGYAVASIDYRWSTTAPFPAQIQDCNQAIEFLYQNASKYKLNKDKFGVIGFSAGGHLASLLALSNNNNVKEFYPGGNKPHFKIKLALDFYGPSNFLSLKGSDVNDPKSPVSLLLGAYAIDRPDLANIASPVTYVDKNDPPFLIVQGEKDESVNYTQSVLLSSYLKLAGVKNEIIIVPNAPHYGVMFDAEDIRKRVFYFMDEYLK is encoded by the coding sequence ATGAAAAAGATAACCCAAAACGTGCTGATCATTCTGACCTGCGCTTTGTCTGCATCTGTCCACGCTCAAACTTCAAGCCCTAAACAGCCATTTTTTCCGAAGGGGACTGTTTTATATGGCGATGTAAACTACGCGGGCGATACTTTAAAAAAGCATTTACTGGATATCTACCTGCCGCCGGTTGTAAAGGATAGCTATCCGGTTATCATCTGGATTCATGGGGGCGCCTGGATGCTGAACGATAAATATGCAGATATGGGTTACATGCAGAAAACTGTTCAGGGTTTTATCGATAATGGTTATGCCGTGGCTTCTATCGATTACCGCTGGAGCACTACCGCACCATTCCCGGCACAAATTCAGGATTGTAACCAGGCTATCGAATTCCTGTATCAAAACGCTTCAAAATATAAGCTTAATAAAGACAAGTTTGGGGTGATAGGCTTCTCGGCCGGAGGGCACTTGGCTTCGTTGCTGGCTCTATCAAACAATAACAATGTCAAAGAATTTTATCCCGGAGGAAACAAACCTCATTTTAAAATAAAACTGGCGCTCGACTTTTACGGGCCATCAAATTTCCTGTCGCTCAAAGGCAGTGATGTTAATGATCCTAAAAGCCCGGTTAGTTTGCTGCTTGGTGCTTATGCGATTGACCGGCCCGATCTGGCCAATATTGCCAGTCCGGTTACATACGTTGATAAAAACGATCCACCATTTCTCATCGTTCAGGGCGAAAAGGACGAATCTGTCAATTATACCCAGTCGGTATTGTTAAGCTCTTATCTCAAACTTGCAGGTGTTAAAAATGAGATCATCATCGTACCTAACGCGCCTCATTACGGGGTAATGTTTGATGCTGAAGATATTAGGAAAAGGGTATTTTATTTTATGGATGAATATCTGAAGTAA
- a CDS encoding glycosyltransferase family 2 protein: protein MKVSGFTFIRNAVRNDYPIVEAITSILPLCDEFIVVVGNSDDGTRGLIEAINSPVIKIIDSVWDESQREGGKVFAAETDKAFAAISPDADWCFYIQGDEAVHEKYHPLIKKEMQEALNKPNIEGLLFKYLHFYGSYDYYGHSRRWYRREIRLLKNIKGIHSYRDAQGFRLDDRKINVKLIDAYIYHYGWAKPPKGLSNKVRNFNQFYHDENWMAQHLPETYEFDYSNADRLIRFTGTHPAPMQKRIAATNWNIDFDHKKLRNQMNFRRKLLQKVEDITGWRVSEYKNYKIVER, encoded by the coding sequence ATGAAAGTATCCGGTTTTACCTTTATCAGGAACGCTGTACGTAACGATTATCCTATTGTGGAGGCCATTACGTCGATATTGCCGCTTTGCGATGAGTTTATCGTAGTGGTAGGTAATTCTGACGATGGCACCCGCGGACTGATCGAGGCTATCAACTCACCGGTTATCAAAATCATCGATTCGGTTTGGGACGAATCCCAGCGAGAAGGGGGGAAAGTATTTGCCGCCGAAACGGATAAAGCCTTCGCCGCCATATCGCCCGATGCAGACTGGTGCTTTTACATTCAGGGTGATGAGGCGGTACATGAAAAATACCATCCGCTGATAAAAAAAGAAATGCAGGAAGCTTTAAATAAACCCAATATTGAAGGCCTGCTTTTTAAATACCTGCATTTTTACGGATCGTATGATTATTACGGACATTCAAGACGCTGGTACCGCCGGGAAATCCGTTTGCTCAAGAACATCAAAGGTATCCATTCATACCGGGATGCCCAGGGCTTCCGGCTTGATGATCGCAAAATAAACGTAAAACTTATTGATGCTTATATCTATCATTATGGTTGGGCCAAGCCACCTAAAGGCTTAAGCAATAAGGTGCGCAATTTTAACCAGTTTTATCATGATGAAAACTGGATGGCGCAGCATCTGCCTGAAACTTATGAGTTTGACTACAGCAATGCAGATCGCCTCATCCGTTTTACCGGGACACACCCTGCGCCAATGCAAAAACGGATTGCTGCCACCAATTGGAATATCGACTTTGATCATAAGAAATTGAGAAACCAGATGAACTTCAGGCGTAAGCTATTGCAGAAGGTAGAAGACATTACCGGTTGGAGGGTTAGTGAGTATAAAAACTACAAAATAGTGGAGCGATAG
- a CDS encoding NADH-quinone oxidoreductase subunit A, whose amino-acid sequence MTDVSQISEFGKILIFIITGIIMVCVIFFINRLLAPNNPNAEKLSSYECGEEPTGNAWLPFNPRFYVIALVFLLFDVEMVFIFPWATVFGSHEIAAQDTRWGWLSLAEMFVFLGILIIGLVYVWRKGDLDWIKPTPVVPHTDVHVPPSLYEQLNREQSTFTVKAFNADTVMPAAVTATATAAATATTPSAEPTRKPMFKPAFKKPANE is encoded by the coding sequence ATGACGGATGTTTCGCAAATATCAGAATTTGGAAAGATACTCATCTTTATTATTACGGGGATAATAATGGTGTGTGTGATATTTTTTATCAACAGACTTTTAGCCCCTAATAATCCCAATGCCGAAAAATTAAGCTCATACGAATGTGGTGAGGAACCTACCGGTAATGCCTGGTTGCCCTTTAACCCTCGTTTTTATGTTATAGCATTGGTTTTTTTGCTGTTTGATGTGGAGATGGTATTTATTTTTCCATGGGCTACGGTATTTGGCAGCCATGAAATTGCGGCGCAGGACACGCGCTGGGGATGGCTTTCACTTGCCGAAATGTTTGTGTTTTTAGGCATCCTGATTATAGGCTTGGTTTACGTTTGGCGCAAAGGCGACCTGGATTGGATAAAACCTACCCCAGTTGTGCCCCATACCGATGTGCACGTCCCGCCATCATTGTATGAGCAGCTAAACCGGGAACAAAGCACATTTACAGTAAAAGCTTTCAATGCCGATACCGTGATGCCTGCTGCTGTAACTGCAACTGCGACTGCCGCTGCTACTGCAACTACACCTTCTGCCGAACCCACCCGCAAACCTATGTTTAAACCTGCCTTTAAAAAGCCTGCAAATGAATAA
- a CDS encoding GNAT family N-acetyltransferase — MDAQETSTLATERLNLRGLLESDAPRILVIRSSPEVNKYLDRPNDTTIEQALAFIKKIEGIVNSGNGYYWGITQKGEKELIGTVCYWNLQPAEKKAEIGYELNPVYQGLGYMQEVVSAVLEVGFNKLGFELITACPQEGNQSSLKLLQKKGFSLTGDFTEEETGSKYLDFRLAKADYMANNP, encoded by the coding sequence ATGGATGCACAGGAAACGTCAACACTCGCTACCGAACGCCTGAATTTACGCGGATTGCTTGAATCGGATGCCCCGAGGATCTTGGTTATCCGTTCGAGCCCCGAGGTTAATAAATATCTTGACCGCCCTAACGATACCACCATTGAGCAGGCGTTGGCATTTATTAAAAAAATAGAAGGTATTGTAAATAGTGGCAATGGCTATTACTGGGGTATAACGCAAAAGGGGGAGAAGGAGCTAATAGGAACCGTTTGCTACTGGAACCTCCAGCCTGCCGAAAAAAAGGCAGAAATAGGTTATGAGCTTAATCCCGTTTATCAGGGGTTGGGTTACATGCAGGAAGTAGTTTCTGCGGTATTAGAAGTTGGCTTTAATAAACTGGGTTTTGAACTGATAACCGCGTGCCCACAAGAAGGGAACCAAAGTTCGTTAAAGTTATTACAGAAGAAAGGTTTTTCCCTCACCGGTGATTTTACTGAAGAGGAAACCGGAAGTAAATATCTTGATTTCAGGCTGGCCAAAGCTGATTATATGGCTAACAATCCTTAA